The Haloferax volcanii DS2 DNA segment GCCGCCTCGAAGTCGGCGAGTCCCGTGACGGCGGGAGCGTCGGTCTGCCCGTCGCCGTCATCAACGGCGCGTCGTCGGGCAAGACGCTCTACATGCAGGCGGCGTCGGACGGAGACGAACTCAACGGCGTCGGCGTCATCCAGCGGGTCGTCCCGCAGCTCGACCCCGCGGATATCTCCGGGGCGATTCTCGTCGTCGGCATCGTCAACTACCACGCGTTTCAGGTCGCACAACACCGCAATCCGATAGACGACACGAAGATGAACCGGGCGTACCCCGGCGACGAGCGCGGCACCTCCTCGGAGCGCATCGCGGCCGCGACGTTCGCCGCCGCCCGCGACGCCGACCTCATCGTCGACCTCCATCAGGGCTCGACGAGCCGGATGATAGACGAGGTCCGCGTCCGCTGCGGCCGCCACCACCGGATGCACGCGAAATGTCTCCGGCTCGCCAAGACGTTCGGTTGCGGCTACGTCCTCGACCAGAAGGGTCCCGACGGCCAACTCGCCCGCGCCGGCCCCGACGCCGGGATTCCGACCATCGACCCCGAACTCGGCGGCTGCGTCGGCTGGGACGAAGAGAGCATCGAGAAGGGCGTTCGCGGCGTCCACAACGTCCTCCGCGGCTACGACTTCCTCGACGGCGACGTGGAGCTGAAAGCCCAGACCCGCGCCCGCGGCTTCGACCAGTACGGCTCGCCGGTCGGGGGCCTCGTCCGGTTCAAGCGCGACCTCGGCGAGCGCGTCTCCGCCGGCGACGTGGTGTTCGAGGTGGCCGACGTGTTCGGTACGCTCAAAGCCCGCGTCACCGCCGACCACAACGGCATCTTCTGGCGGGCGCGCCGCCTCCCGCAGGTCGCCTCCGGCGAGTACGTCTGTTCCGTCGGCATCGACCTCGACACGTACTGATACCGACTCCAGTCCACCCGATTCGACCACTTCACTCGACTCGGCACCACCTCACTCGACTCGACCACCTCACCCGATTCACCCCACTCACTTCCCATGACGACACCACCCGACCTCCCCGCTCGGCTCCGACTCGCGTGCGACAGTTGCGGCGAGACGTACGACGCCTGGCGCTGGCGCTGTGCCTGCGGCGAGCCGCTGGACTTCGCGGCCGACCCGACGCCGTCGGCAGCGACCCCCGACGACGCCGACCTCGACTACCGCGACGGCCTCTGGGCGTTCGACGACTTTCTCCCGACAGAGCCGCGCGCCAGCCTCGGCGAGGGGATGACGCCCCTCGTCGACGCCGCGGAGTGGGAGGCCTCGTTCAAACTGGAGTACGTCTTCCCCTCCGGCTCGTTCAAGGACCGCGGCGCGACGACGATGCTCTCGCTCGCGTCCGAACTCGGCGTCGAGCGCGTCGTCGAGGACTCCTCGGGCAACGCGGGGGCCGCCGTCGCGACCTACGCCGCCCGCGCCGGCATCGACGCCGAAATCTACGTGCCCGCGTCGGTCAAGCCCTCGAAGGTCCGCGCCATCGAGCGCGCCGGGGCGAAGCCGGTCCGAATCGAGGGCTCCAGACAGGCCGTGACCGACGCCTGCGTCGAGGCCGTCGAGGCCGACGACGCGTGGTACGCGAGCCACGCGTGGAACCCCGCGTTCTTCGCGGGCACGGCCACCGTCGCCTACGAAATCGCCGCCCAGCGCGACTGGTCGGTCCCCGACGCGGTCGTCACGCCGCTGGGCCACGGGACGCTTTTTCTCGGCGCGTACCGCGGCTTCCGTGCGCTCTACGAGGCGGGCTGGACCGACCGGATGCCCGAACTGTACGGCGCGCAGGCCGCCGGCTACTCGCCCATCGCCGACGCCCGTCACCACACGGCCGACGAGACGAACGACGTGGCCGACGGCATCCAGATTCTCGACCCCGTCCGCGAGGCCGAGATTCACGAGGCGCTCGACGCCACCGGCGGCGACGCCATCGCCCTGTCGGCCGACGCGGTCGAAGACGAACTCGACCGGCTCCACCGCCACGGCTTCTACACGGAGCCAACCTGCGCCGTCGCGCCCGCGGCGCTCCGCGAACTGCGTCTCTCGGGCGTCCTCGACCGCGACGCCGACGTGGTCGTGCCGCTCACCGGGAGCGGTCTCAAATCGTGAGCCGGCTCAGAACACAGCTACCGTAGCGCTCTCCACGACCGGAGCCAGCCGACCAACGACCAGCCGCGTCCCGCGTTTTCGACGCCGGCTCTCGCTTCGGCTCTCACGTTGCGGTCGCCCGCTCGGGCTTCGAGGTCGCGTCGCCGCTCGCGCTCCGCGTCGAGTTCGTCGCGGAGTCGCTCGTTTTCGTCGACGACCTCGTCGAGCCGCGCCCGGAGTTCGTCGAGGCGGTCGAACCCCCCGCGACCGTCGCCCGGTGACGCGCCGGGTGAAGCCGGCGGCCGTCGCGCCGGGTCGGTCACCACGTCGTCGTCGCGCCGATTCCGGTTCGGGTGTCGGTGTCGGTCCCGGTGTCGGTCGTCGTCCGATTGCGTCGCTGACCGCCGCACCGCGCTCGACCAACCGGACGGGTCGTAGAACTCGCTGGTCTCCCGAATCGCTCGCCGGACCGTCCTCGCGCCGTAGGTCGAGCCGTCGGCGTGGACGACTTCGTCCCACGTCGGCCGAAAGAGTCCGGAGTCCCGAAACAGGCGGCACATCTGTCGCGCGTCGCCGGCGGTCCAGAACGCGAGCATCGAACACAGCGCCGCGTCAGCCTCGTCGCGGTCGTCGTAGCCGCTCGCGTCACCCCGCCACAGGCGGGTGAACGCCACCCCGTTGACGGCGTTCGAGGCGCGGCGGACGACCTCGTCGTCCGTGAGGTCGTTGCCCGGGCCGCTTATCTCGTCGAGACGCGCGTCGGCGGGCGCTCGGTCCGAGTTCGGAGCGTCTGGGTTGACCGAGTCGATTGAGGCGGCCGGGGCGACGGCGTCGACCGACGGCGACGGCTCCGGGTCGGTTTCGAAGTACGCACCGTGAACCGTCGCGAGCGCGTCGCTCCGTTCTGCGACCGCCGCGGGCGCGCCGTCGGCGCAGTCGCCGGTCACGGGACGGAACCGCGTGACGTCCGAGAGTTCGAGGCCGCCGGCTCGGGCGCTCCCTGACGGGAGCGTCCCGCGGACGATAACGCGGAACCCCGTTCCCGAGGGAGTCACTTCCGTGTAGGAGTCGAGTCGGTCGACGAGCGCCCGCGCCCACTCGTCGGTCGCGCCGGTCTCGGCGTCGCGGCAGTTTTCGAGCTCGATACCGACGAACGGGTCGTCGTCGGTGAACGCGAATCCCACGCCGTCGACGCGCCCCTCCCGAGCACACGCGAGCGCCTCGTCGAATGTCGCCCACGTCGAGTCGTCAGTTGCCGATGCGGGCCCGCCGTCGGTCGCGCTTCGGGGTACAACTGTCTCCTCGCCGTCGCACAGTTGCGTTCGCCACCCGACCCAGTTGGCCCGTTCGAGCAGGTCATCCGGGAGCTGTTCCCGCGTCGGGAGTGGTGGCGTCATCGCTACCGCTGGTCTCTGGAGCGATGCAAAAGCTGTTTCCCGCGAGATGTCAGATTTGATAGTCAGCCCCCGGTCTCGCGCACTCGTCGGTCCGGCCGGGTCCGAGTGACGAGTCGAAGAAACGCTTACTGCGCGCGGGGTTTGCCCGCGGATTCGGTCTCGGTCGCCGTCGCGCCCTCGTAGGTGTCGACGCCCAGCAGGTCGTTGGGCGGGCACTTCTGGGTGACCGCCGTGGTCGCGAGGACCGCTCCGACGAGGAGCGCCGCGACCGCGATGACGAGTCCGAGGGTGCCGGCCGCGATGGTCAGGAAGCCCGCGAGACTCGCCGCCCCGACGACGATGAGCACCGGTCCGAGGACGGCGCGCGCGATACGGTCGTAACCGCCGACGTTCTTCTCCATGGTTGATTCACCGATACCTAGGTACGCGCTCTGCGGCTAAATCGTAGATTGGTGATTCCCGCGCCCGGAGACGCGTGACTGTCACGCCGGCCGACACGTCGACAAAAGCTAACTCCCTCGGCCGCGTCTCCCCCGCGTATGCCCCGGCTCTCGTTCCTCCTCCCCGGCGAAGACGACACAATCGGTCGGTTTCTGACGCTCACGCTCGTCATTTACGCCGTTATCAGCGGTTTCGAAATCCTCGGCGTCCTCTGGGCGATGTGTCTCGCGATGGCGGTCTGGACGCTCGCCACCGCGATTCAAGGGTTCCGGTACGGTTACCTCGAAGGCGCGACGTAGTCGGCCAACCTGCCGCGCCCGCTTCCATCCACCCGCGTCGTTCCGCCTCGTCTACCCGCTGCCGCCCCAGTCTATCCAGTCCTGTTCCCAACCGTGGCCGGCGTGCCAGCCGCGACCCTCGTACTCGGGGTCCTCGCGGCGCGTCCGGTTTCTGACGATGCTTCCGGTCTGTTCGCCGTCGACGAGCAGCGGCTTGAACGACAGCGGGCCGAACGACTCGGCCACTTCGCCGTCCTCGACGGCGACGAGCGTCTGCTCGCCGACGCCCTTCGGCATGACGAGTCGGCCGCCGTCAGCGAGCTGTGCGAGGAGTCGCGCGGGCGGGCGGACCGCCGAGGCCTCGACGAGGATGCGGTCGAAGGGCGCGTAGTCGGCCAGCCCCTCCGCGCCGTCGCGGCAGTCCACGAGGACGCCGCCGTAGCCGGCGCGCTGGAGGTTCTCGCGCGCCTCGTAGACGAGCGAGCGCGTGATGTCGACCGCGTGGACGCGGGCGTCGCCGACGATTTCGGCGAGGACCGCGGCGGTGTAGCCGACGCCCGCGCCGACGACGAGCACCTCGTCGTCCGGTTGGGGGTCGAGCGCGGCGAGCAGGCGCGCGACCGTCGTCGGCGCGAGGATGGTCGTGTTCGTGTCGCGGTGCTCCGTCGGGCGGTTCTGATACGGCGAGTCGGTGACGAACTCGTGTCGCGGGACGCTGCGCATGGCGATGGAGACGGCCTCCGGGAGCAACTCCAGCGAGTGCTCCAAGCCGTCGACCATGTCGTCGCGCAGCACCGAGTTGTCCATAGTCGACCTCGGAGGTCGGTCCTAATCAACCGCACGCTCGCCAACGACCGCCTGGAGGTCGGTCCCCGGCACGTCTCGAACCGTACAGCCATCGAATCCGGCCGATTCGACCCACGAGCGAACGGTCTCCTCGTCGTGGAGGTCGCCGCGGCCGGCGGCGAGCGCGTTCACCGCCCGCCCCGCAGTCGCGTCGGTCGAACACCGGCCGTGCAGGCTATCGACGAACACCGCCGCGCCGCCGGGTTCGAGAGCGTCGAACGCGCCCGCGACGAGGGCCCGCGCGTCGTCCGGGTCGCGCCCGGCGAAGGCGTCGCCGGCGAAGACCAGTTCGACCCCCGATACCGGCGGGTCGGCCGGGTCGCCCGCGACGAGATCCACGCCGGCCCGGGAGAGGAGCGGCCGGGCGACTTCCACGGTCTCCGCGTCGTCGACGAGGGTCACGTCGCGGCCGCGGGCGACGAACTCGCGGGCGAAGACGCCCGACGCGCCGCCGAGGTCGAGGACGCGCGTCGCGTCGGGAGCCGCGCGGACCGCGGCGGTCACGCAGGCCCGGACGACCGACTCCTCGGTGGCGTCGTGCGCGCCGAGTCGGTTCCGAAGCCAGTCGTCCGGGAACGCGGGTGGCTCGCCGGTCGCCATCGTCTCCGGGAGGTCGGCGTAGAGCGAAAAGCGGTCCAGCGCGTGCGGGAGGCGGCCGATGGAGCGCACGTCGCGCTTGGCGAGGAAGCCGAGCGCGCGGTTGGTTATCTCGTACTCGTCGCCGACGCGCTTGATGAAGCCCATCGCGGCCAGCGCCTCCACCGCGATGCGGGCGGCTCGGGGGTCGATACCGGCGGTGTCGGCCACGGCCTCGGCGGTGCCGGCGCTCGTCGTGAGCGCGTCGATGACGCCGCTCTCGCGGGCGGCCCACAGGAGCGCGAGCGATTCGACCGACGACTGCGACCGGTCGCGGGTAGGCATGGTCGCACCGACGGGGCGGGAACAAAAAGGTCGTGCGTTGGGCAGGCGGTATCGTCCGGCGTCGGCGGGGCGGAGCGTTTCGGCGTCGGAGTTCCCTTACCAGGCCGACCACGCGGTCGAGGTCTGGTCGCGGGCGTAGACGCGTTTCGCGTCCTTCGCGTACACCATGTCGCCGGGGTGGTCGAGCTTGCCGTGGCGGTACTCAGGGGCGTCCGAGCGGACGACGAGGCCTTCGATTTCGACCTCCTCGTCGCCGAACGCCTCCGTCTCGCCGACGACGAACTCGTAGTCGCCGGGGACGTTGACGGTGACGCTCCGGGTGTCCTCGCGCTTGCCGTCCTTCGGGTGGATAGTGACGTTGACCGCGACGTTGTCGACGACGCGGGTCCAGACGGTCTTCACGTCCGCGACTTCGGCCTCGTCGGCACGCTGTTCGGGGCCGACTTCGATGCCCGTGATGCGCACGAGCTGAATCGCCTCGGGCGTGTCGACGATGAACTCGTCGCCGACCTCGATGGTCGTGCCGACCGGCACGGGCACTTCGGTCGAGACGGAGTCGCCGTCCTGCGAGACGACGACGTTCATCTCGGTCTCGTCGGGAATCTCGACTTTCTCCTTGTGGACGTGGCTGCATTCGGTACACCGGACGGTCGAGTGACCGCCGGGCTTCAGCACCTCGTGGACGGTGGGTTCGTCGGGCGAACACGTCGGACAGGAGAGGGGGACGCGCTCGCCGGCGTCGGGTAGGCTCATACGGGTCGCTAGCCCATCAGGCCGTAAAAAGCCGCCTTTCTCCGCCTCGGCGTGGGACTCGGTGGCAGGACGCTCGCTCAACGAACGGGGCGAGCCGACCGACCGGACCGGCCGGTCACGGGCGCGGCGTGCGCCCGCTTAGGGTTGCGGCAGGTCGACTTCCTCGCCGTCGGCGTACACCGCCGGCTCGCGGATGATGCCGTCGAGGTGGAGCGGCGCGTCGGTGTCGCCGCCGATGCCGGCGTCGTCGCCGACGGCGATGTGGACCGTGCCCGCGGCCTTCTCGTCGAGCAGGACGGAGCCGACGAGGTCGGTGACGCCGACGTTGGTGCCGATGCCGATTTCGGCGAGGTTGTAGGCGTCGTCGCCAACCTCCTCGGCCGCGGCCTCGACCTGCTCGCGGATGTCGTCGTCGGAAATCTCGGTAACGTAGCCGTCTTCGACTTCGAAGCGGAGTTCCCGTCCCTCGTCGAGGAGGCCGTGGGGCATCATCGTCCCGTCGACGACGTAGGTGCCCGTCGCGGACGCGGGGCTGAGGAAGATTTCGCCCGCGGGGAGGTTCGAAAACGAGCCGGCCTCCGCGATTGCGCCGGTGTCTGCGAGCCACTCGCGGTCGCCGCGGACGAACGTGATGTCCGTGCCTTTCTCGGTCGTGACGCGGAGTTCGTCGGCGCCGCCGACGGCGTCGAGCATCGCCGCGCTGTGGTCGTAGATGGCGTCGTAGTCGGCGTCGAGGCCGGTGACGAACACCTCCTCGGTGATTCCGGGAAGGGTCGCGCCGCGAGCGCCGGCGTCGCAGGCGTCGCCGCGAGCGCGGGTGTGGCTCAGGCTCTTCGTCGTCGGCGCGAGGAAGGCGTCGCAGGCCTGCATCGCGGCGGCGACCGGCGCGGGCGGCTCCTCGCCGTGTTGGTTCCCCGGGGGATAGCGGACGATGGTCGCGTCGTCGGTCACTTCGCCTGCGACCTCGTAGAGCGCCTCGCCGATGCGCTCGCGCTTGTCATCGGTGACGACGACGAGCGACTCGTCGGGCTGGAGGTCGAGACACTGACGGACCGCCGTCTCGCTGGCGGCGCGGAGGTCGGCGTCGGCTTCGGTCATGTGGACACCTGCGCCGCCGGCGCTGTTAGGCGTTCCCATCTGCCCCCTCGCGTTCGGTTTCCGCCCCGTCGCCCCGAATCGGGGGTTTCACTCGCCTCGGAGGTAATCGAGGGACTCACTCGCCCGAGAGTTAATTTCTAAGTATTAGCCATCGAAATAACTATGGTTGGGCCCGGTCGTTTGTCTCCCATGATACGAGTGGGTGTCAACGGCTACGGCACAATCGGAAAGCGCGTCGCCGACGCGGTCCACGCGCAGCCCGACATGGAACTCATCGGCGTGGCCAAGACCCAGCCCAACTTCGAAGCGCACACCGCGGGCGAACGCGGCTACCCGATGTACGCCGCGATTCCCGAACGCTCGCCGCTGTTCTCCGAGGCCGGCGTCGACCTCGCCGGCGAGGTGGACGAACTGGTTGCCAAGGCGGACATCATCGTCGACTGCACGCCGTCGGGCATCGGAGCAGAGAACCGCGAACTGTACGAGACGCACCACACGCCCGCCATCTTCCAGGGGGGCGAGGACGCCGACGTGGCCGACGTGAGCTTCAACGCGCGGGCCAACTTCGACGCCGCCCGCGACGCCGACTACGTCCGCGTCGTCTCCTGTAACACGACCGGCCTCTCGCGCATCATCGCGCCGCTCGAAGCCGAGTACGGCGTCGAGAAGGTTCGGGCGACGCTCGTCCGCCGCGGCGGCGACCCCGGCCAGAACTCCCGCGGGCCGATAAACGACATCCTGCCGAACCCAATCGAGATTCCGTCGCACCACGGCCCCGACGTGAAGACCATCTTCCCCGGCCTCGAAATCGACACGCTCGGGCTGAAGGTGCCGGCGACGCTGATGCACGTCCACGCGCTCAACGTCACGCTCGAAGACGACGTGACCGGCGCGCACGTCCGCCAACTGCTCGAAGGCGAGAACCGCGTCTACGTCATCCCCGAGGGGATGGGCATCGACGGCGCGGGCAAGCTCATGGACTTCGCGCTCGACGCGGGCCGCCCGCGCGGCGACATGTGGGAGAACTGCGTGTGGGGCGAGTCCATCGGCGTCAACGGCCGCGACCTCTATCTGTTCCAGGCCATCCACCAGCAGTCCGACGTGATTCCCGAGAACGTCGACGCTATCCGCGCGATGTTCGACACCGAAGACCAGCAGGACAGCATGGCGCTCACCGACCGGACGCTCGGCATCGGCATCTCCGGCGACCCTTCTGGGTTCTCTGAGCAGGCGCGCGCGGAGTTCGCCGACGACTAACGGCGAATCGTCTGTTCAGTTCGGTGCGGTGCGGTTCGGATGCGGTTTTTCACCCATTCGGTTTTGCTCTCACAGCGACCGCGACGCCACGTTCCCCGTGTCGAGGTCCACGACCGCGACGTGGAACGCGTCGTCAGCGCCGGGAATCGGCAGGCCGCCGGGGTTGATGTGCGTCGTCGCCCCGCGGTGTTCGACCACCCGCTCGTGGCTGTGGCCGCGCAGGACGAAGTCGTACGTCCCCGAGTCGACGAGCGCGTCCACCAGTCCGGCTTCCGTGCCGTGGTACACCGCTATCTCTTGGCCGTCGAGCGTCAGGTGCGCGAAGTCGCCGTGGTAGGTGCCGAACGACTCGACCGCCTCGCGGAGCGCCCACTCGCCGTCGTTGTTGCCGCGGACGGCGTGGAAGTCGAAGTCCGCGTCGAACGGCGCGGCCGAGAAGGGCGCGACGATGTCGCCGCAGTGGACGACCGCGTCAACGCCCTCGGATTCGAAGTGCGAGACCGCGGCTTCGACGTAATCGAGGTTGTCGTGCGTGTCGGAGACGGCGCCGAGTTTCATGCGCGTCGGTTCGGCGGCGTCGGCTATCAACGTTGGGTGACACTTTTATCCCGAGCGCCCGCTGTCGCCGGTATGTGCCATCTCGCCATCGACTCGGAGGCCGGGAAATGAGCGACGACCCAAACCGTCACGGCGACGACATTCCCGACGACGAGCCGACAGCCGCGACCGACTCGGACGGTCTCGTCCTCGAAACCGGCGACCACGGGACCGTCTTCACCGGCGCGGTGCTCGTCGGTGTGACGACGTACAGCGCGGCTCATACACTCGCAGTCCGCGCGGCCGGTTCGTTCCCGGACGGCGGGCTTCTCACCGCGGTTTTGACGCTCGGCGTCTTCGCAACTGGCGTGGGGTTACTCGTCGACGGGGCCGCCGGGCTCGTCGCAAAAAGGGATGCGGATCTCTGAGCGCGGCTTCAGTCCTGCTTCAGCGCCTCGACGCCGGCCAGCGGCGCGCCGGTCAGCGCGCGGATGTACGCGCCGCCGGCGATGGAGACGTGGCCGAAGTCGGCTTCGTCCATGCCGTACATCCCGATGGCGCGGGAGGTGTCGCCGCCGCCGACGACGGAGAAGCAGTCGGTCTCGGCGATGGCGCGGAGGACGCCGGTCGTGCCGACCGCGAAGCGCTCGTCTTCGAACAGGCCGAGCGCGCCCTTCACGAAGACGGCCTCGGAGTCGCGGATGATGGGGTCGTACTCGTCGACCGTCATCGAGCCGACGTCGAGGTAGGCGCGGTCCTTCTCCGTGATGTTGGCGACCGCGATTTCGCCGCGGTCGTCGGTCTCGTCCTCGTAGGCGAGGTCGACGGCGAGCTTAATCTGGTCGCCGCGCTCGTCGAGCAGCGACTCGATGGTCTCGCGATTGGCCTCCCACTGGTCGTCGAAGAAGTCCATGCCCTCGAGGTCGAAGCCAACGTCGTTGCCGGCGGCGCGGAGGAACAGTTCGCCGGCGATGCCGCCTAAGAGGAACTGGTCGACCTTGTCGCCGAGGTTGTTCATGACGTCGATGACGTCAGTGGCCTTCGTCCCGCCGACGACCATCGTCACCTGTCCGTCGAACTCGCGGGTGGCGATGGAGGAGTTCGCCTCGTACTCGGTCTGCATCACGCGGCCCGCGTAGGCGGGGAGCACGAGCGGGAAGCCGACCAGCGAAGCGTGCGAGCGGTGGGCCGCCGAGTAGGCGTCGTTGACGTAGGCGTCGACGTGCTCGGCGAGGGTTCGGACGAACTCGGTGTCGGCCTTGACCTCGGGGTCCTCCTCGGGGAGTTCCTCGTCGCACATCCGCGTGTTTTCGAGGAGGAGCACGTCGCCGGCTTCGAGCGCGTCGATGGCGGCGATGGCGTCGTCGCCGTAGGTGTCGGCGACGAACCCCACCTCGCGGTCGATGTGCGAGGCGAGGATGTCGGCGTGCTGTTCGAGCGAGACGAAGTCGTCGCCGCCGGGGCGGCCCTGATGGGCCATGAGGACGACGCGGTGGCCGGCCTCGGCGAGTTCGCGGACGGTCTCCGCGTGGCGGTCGAACCGTCGGTTGTCTTGGACCTCGCCGTCTTCGACCGGCGAATTGAGGTCGAGTCGGACGAGTACGCGCTGCTCCGGGTCGAGGTCATCGAGGGTCTTGAACATCGGGTGGAAGAACGTAGAGGAGTTACTTAGTGGTGGGTAAGTCGCGCTGAAAGGGCGGGCGATTCGTGGGGGCGTCTACTGGTGGGTGACGAAGTGGGCGACGTCGAGCATCCGGTTGGAGAAGCCGTACTCGTTGTCGTACCACGTCAGTATCTTGTAGAGGCCGCCGTCGTTGACCTGGTTGGTCGTGTTGAGGTCGACGGTGCTGGAGAACGGCAGGCCGAGGATGTCACGCGAGGTGACCTCGTCGTCCGTGTAGCCGAGGACGCCCGCGAGCGGGCCGGAGTCGGCCGCGGCGCGGAAGGCGTCGTTAATCTCCTCGACGGAGGGCTTGTCTTCGAGACGGACGACGAGCTCGGTGAGCGAGCCGTTCGGCACGGGGACGCGAATCGCCATGCCGTCGAGCTTGCCGTCGAGCTGGGGCAGAATCTCGGTGGCCGCCTGCGCCGCGCCGGTCGTCGTCGGGACGATGTTCTCGGCGGCGGCACGCCCGCGGCGCTGTTTCGCGTGGGGGCTGTCGATGAGGTTCTGGCTGCCCGTATAGGCGTGGACGGTCGTCAGGAGACCGTTCTCGATGCCGAACTCCTCGTCGAGCACCTTCGCGACCGGCGTGACGGAGTTGGTCGTACAGGAGGCGTTCGAGACGATGTCCTCGCCGTCGTACTCGTCGTGGTTGACGCCGTAGACGATCTGCTTGACCGGCTCGTCGCCCTTCGGCGGCGCGGAGATGACGACCTTGTCCGCGCCCGCTTCGAGGTGTGCGGAGGCGTCTTCCTTCGTACGGAAGATGCCCGTACATTCGAGCGCCACGTCCACGTCGAGTTCGCCCCACGGAAGCTCCGCGGGGGACTGGACGTTGTAGAGGCTCACCGAGGTGCCGCCGATGGACAGCGAGTCGCCGTCTCGCTCGACGCCGTCGAGCCGGCCCATGACGGAGTCGTACTTCGCGAGATACGCCATGTCGTCGAAGTCCATGACGTCGTTGATGGCGACCAGTTCGACCTTCGGGTTGTCGAGGACGGCACGGAAGATGTTCCGGCCGATGCGGCCGAAGCCGTTGAGTGCCACCCGCACCACGTCCGATTCATCCACGTTCTCGCCCGCGCTGAGGTAGGATTTTTCACTCATGTTCGAGTAGTATCCGTATAGATATCTCGGGGGCAGGAGTATATCTGTTTCGGTAAATCAGACTGAATCGAACGTTACCTTTCATTCACAATCACAACCTAGACAGAAACGAACATAACCGGTCAGACACGGGCGGCGATTGACACGCCCGCACGGGGGCGAGTAGTCAGGTTGTAGACGGTCGCTCGCGGCCGAATCCTGGCGATTCGCTGGCAGGTGACTGTCACAGGCAGAAACGTTTTATCCTCCGATTTCATAGCGCCCCTCATGGTCAGAGACGACCGCGACGACCCGTTCGACAACATCTTCGACGAAATCGAACGGATGATGAACGACATGACCGGAGGCGACGCCGGATTCGCCTCCGAGACCCACATCGACATGTACGATGAGGGCTCTACACTCCGACTCGTCGCGGACCTCCCGGGCGTCGACAAAGACGCC contains these protein-coding regions:
- a CDS encoding type II glyceraldehyde-3-phosphate dehydrogenase, with protein sequence MIRVGVNGYGTIGKRVADAVHAQPDMELIGVAKTQPNFEAHTAGERGYPMYAAIPERSPLFSEAGVDLAGEVDELVAKADIIVDCTPSGIGAENRELYETHHTPAIFQGGEDADVADVSFNARANFDAARDADYVRVVSCNTTGLSRIIAPLEAEYGVEKVRATLVRRGGDPGQNSRGPINDILPNPIEIPSHHGPDVKTIFPGLEIDTLGLKVPATLMHVHALNVTLEDDVTGAHVRQLLEGENRVYVIPEGMGIDGAGKLMDFALDAGRPRGDMWENCVWGESIGVNGRDLYLFQAIHQQSDVIPENVDAIRAMFDTEDQQDSMALTDRTLGIGISGDPSGFSEQARAEFADD
- a CDS encoding metallophosphoesterase, producing MKLGAVSDTHDNLDYVEAAVSHFESEGVDAVVHCGDIVAPFSAAPFDADFDFHAVRGNNDGEWALREAVESFGTYHGDFAHLTLDGQEIAVYHGTEAGLVDALVDSGTYDFVLRGHSHERVVEHRGATTHINPGGLPIPGADDAFHVAVVDLDTGNVASRSL
- a CDS encoding phosphoglycerate kinase, which gives rise to MFKTLDDLDPEQRVLVRLDLNSPVEDGEVQDNRRFDRHAETVRELAEAGHRVVLMAHQGRPGGDDFVSLEQHADILASHIDREVGFVADTYGDDAIAAIDALEAGDVLLLENTRMCDEELPEEDPEVKADTEFVRTLAEHVDAYVNDAYSAAHRSHASLVGFPLVLPAYAGRVMQTEYEANSSIATREFDGQVTMVVGGTKATDVIDVMNNLGDKVDQFLLGGIAGELFLRAAGNDVGFDLEGMDFFDDQWEANRETIESLLDERGDQIKLAVDLAYEDETDDRGEIAVANITEKDRAYLDVGSMTVDEYDPIIRDSEAVFVKGALGLFEDERFAVGTTGVLRAIAETDCFSVVGGGDTSRAIGMYGMDEADFGHVSIAGGAYIRALTGAPLAGVEALKQD
- the gap gene encoding type I glyceraldehyde-3-phosphate dehydrogenase is translated as MSEKSYLSAGENVDESDVVRVALNGFGRIGRNIFRAVLDNPKVELVAINDVMDFDDMAYLAKYDSVMGRLDGVERDGDSLSIGGTSVSLYNVQSPAELPWGELDVDVALECTGIFRTKEDASAHLEAGADKVVISAPPKGDEPVKQIVYGVNHDEYDGEDIVSNASCTTNSVTPVAKVLDEEFGIENGLLTTVHAYTGSQNLIDSPHAKQRRGRAAAENIVPTTTGAAQAATEILPQLDGKLDGMAIRVPVPNGSLTELVVRLEDKPSVEEINDAFRAAADSGPLAGVLGYTDDEVTSRDILGLPFSSTVDLNTTNQVNDGGLYKILTWYDNEYGFSNRMLDVAHFVTHQ